The Pseudoalteromonas tunicata genome segment ATAATCAAAGGGCCGCCGCTATCACCTGAACCGTCAATCCCTTCAAGCTCAAGGGCTTTTTCACCTGAGTCAAAAGTGATTGATAACCAATTAGTATGCGCTTCTTCAATTCTATTTTGCAGGTGCCTGAATTTTCCCTGAGTTCCTTGAACAGAACCGGTTATACCATTGCCCGTTGTCCCTCGGCCATAGCCTGTTATTACTTGATTGAGTTCCTTGTTTTCAGAATATATTTCAATAGTGGCACTCTCTGGTAGATTAGAGCTTAACTTGACTAAAGCAATGTCGTGCGCAGTCATCATAAAAGTCATTAATTCAGCAGCATCCCCACTCAGCATGTGTTCCGGAATATCCGTTATGCCTGGATGGATAATTACCTTTTCAACTTCAACTTCGTATTCGCCGATTTGTAGTGTTTTATCAAGAATATTTGGTGGTAAAAGGTGCGCTACCGTCACAACCCAATTAGGTGCTATCAAAGCACCGTGTCCGCCATTTGGCATATCAACGAAAAACGATGGTGTTTTTTCTAATTCATAGTTACTGGCTTGAACAT includes the following:
- a CDS encoding trypsin-like serine protease, giving the protein MKIGQCVYFVCLLLLSVDSLAVVVRHDVQASNYELEKTPSFFVDMPNGGHGALIAPNWVVTVAHLLPPNILDKTLQIGEYEVEVEKVIIHPGITDIPEHMLSGDAAELMTFMMTAHDIALVKLSSNLPESATIEIYSENKELNQVITGYGRGTTGNGITGSVQGTQGKFRHLQNRIEEAHTNWLSITFDSGEKALELEGIDGSGDSGGPLIMASEGKNYLVALFSWDYIEGNLEEFVAGHYGKKSYQVRISAYSDWIRKTMTEN